A DNA window from Pleuronectes platessa chromosome 19, fPlePla1.1, whole genome shotgun sequence contains the following coding sequences:
- the dync2i2 gene encoding WD repeat-containing protein 34: MFSDEASDSVTVPSVWRKQHESQRDTRGSQTSAVSRCEAEVQSVSRTSSSTQTEPEPLTQLDPEAADPPGLRDFLQRVEEEVVGELVSNARSHAFDGFQVNWGDHSQLVSCLHLLQHPVAQERGLHVTCVSWSCTGSVVACGFGRMEDGGWSTESSYVCTWNLDRRGLNPKQADLVLDVPTAVTALCCHPDQPALLAGGLYSGEVVVWDTSRTQDPVLALTGMSAESHREPVYQVSWVPLQKRGEFGVLSASSGGRVLLWTLDSDQGRFVLDAVFAFVRQQVPHGVSVKTRGGSSTVGVTSLALSPWDPDTFLVGSEGGLLLRCSFSSTTPAAVASEGQSVAPRAPAVFSFRPCSGPVHSIHCSPFHRNLFVSAGTDGLAHVHSLLQVDPLLSLRVSGSYVFQVQWSPTRPLVLAAATGQGKVQIFDLGRRSLRAAATIEQGGAGHAATSLSFNAHSPRLLAVGSTDGSVGVWQLSAALSEQRPRESSQLEQIANQVAE; the protein is encoded by the exons ATGTTTTCAGACGAAGCTTCGGACTCAGTGACGGTTCCGTCTGTTTGGAGGAAACAACACGAGAGTCAGCGAGACACG AGAGGAAGTCAGACCTCAGCCGTGTCCAGGTGTGAGGCAGAGGTCCAGAGCGTGTCCAggaccagcagctccactcagACAGAACCAGAGCCGCTCACCCAGCTGGACCCGGAGGCTGCAGACCCCCCCGGCCTCAGGGACTTcctgcagcgggtcgaggaggaggtggtgggagaACTGGTCTCGAACGCCAGGAGTCACGCCTTCGACGGGTTCCAGGTGAACTGGGGCGACCACAGTCAGCTG GTTTCATGTCTTCATCTACTCCAGCATCCCGTGGCCCAGGAGAGAGGTCTCCATGTGACCTGTGTGTCCTGGAGCTGCACGGGCTCGGTGGTGGCCTGTGGATTCGGTCG gatggaggatggaggctGGAGCACGGAGAGCTCGTACGTCTGCACCTGGAATCTGGATCGTCGAGGTCTGAACCCCAAACAGGCGGATCTGGTCCTCGATGTTCCCACTGCGGTCACAGCTCTGTGCTGTCACCCGGACCAGCCCGCCCTCCTGGCAG gcGGTCTGTACAGTGGAGAGGTGGTCGTGTGGGACACCAGTCGGACTCAGGACCCTGTTCTGGCTCTAACTGGGATGTCAGCAGAGAGTCACAGAGAGCCTGTTTATCAG gtctcCTGGGTGCCGCTGCAGAAGAGGGGGGAGTTTGGCGTCCTCAGTGCCAGctcaggaggacgagtgctGCTGTGGACGTTGGACTCTGACCAGGGACGGTTTGTCCTGGACGCCGTCTTCGCCTTCGTCCGTCAGCAGGTTCCTCATGGAGTCAGCGTCAAG ACTCGGGGGGGCAGCAGCACTGTGGGCGTCACCTCCCTGGCTCTCTCCCCCTGGGACCCGGACACCTTCCTGGTCGGCTCGGAGGGCGGCCTCCTGCTCAggtgctccttctcctccacgaCGCCAGCCGCCGTCGCCTCCGAGGGGCAGAGCGTGGCCCCCAGGGCCCCGGCCGTCTTCTCCTTCCGGCCCTGCAGCGGCCCCGTCCACTCTATACACTGCTCCCCCTTCCACAG GAACTTGTTTGTGAGCGCGGGGACAGACGGGCTGGCCCACGTCCACTCGCTGCTGCAGGTCGACCCCCTGCTGTCGCTCCGGGTCTCCGGCTCCTACGTGTTCCAGGTGCAGTGGTCTCCCACTAGACCACTGGTGCTCGCCGCAGCCACCGGACAAG GGAAGGTGCAGATCTTTGACCTGGGACGCAGATCCCTCCGAGCAGCAGCCACCATCGAGCAGGGGGGGGCCGGACACGCTGCTACCAGTTTGTCCTTCAACGCTCACAGCCCCCGCCTGCTGGCCGTGGGCAGCACCGACGGGTCGGTCGGCGTCTGGCAGCTCAGCGCCGCTCTGTCGGAGCAGCGCCCGAGGGAGAGCAGCCAGCTGGAGCAGATAGCCAATCAGGTGGCAGAATGA